Below is a window of Mucilaginibacter sp. PAMC 26640 DNA.
ATAGCACTTCAGCGTTATGCCGTACTGGATACTTTGACCGAGGTTGAATTCGACCGGATAACTAAATTGGCGTCGCTAATTTGTCATACGCCGATTTCTTTGATTTCGCTCATCGACAAAAATAGGCAATGGTTCAAATCAAAGGTCGGGCTAAGAGTTAATGAAACTTCAAGGGATCTTGCTTTTTGCCAGTACGCGATCATGGACACCGCCATTTTTGAAGTGGAAGATGCAACCTTTGATAGTAGGTTTAAAGGTAATCCCTTAGTGACCGGTGATCCCAATATTCGTTTTTATGCCGGTTTTCCTTTAGTTGACCCGGCAGGGTTCGCCCTCGGCACATTGTGCGTTATCGACAATCAGCCGAAAATATTAACAGATGATCAAAAAGAGGGTTTGCAATTACTTGCCGCGGAAGTGATCGACCTGATCGTTGAGCGGCGCAAAAAACAAGAATTAAAGTATTTTGAAAAATTGTTCAACGTGTCCAATGACCTTGTTTTCGTTGGTGGTTTGGATGGTTTTTTTAAAAGGGTCAATCCGGCTTTTCAGCGATTATTAGGATGGGATGAGCAATATTTATTATCGACCTCTTCTTTAGAATTGATACATCCCGATGATATACAGGCAACCGAAAATGAACTTGAAAAATTAACAAAGGGGGAAGATACTATTAACTTTGTTCAACGGTTCAAAACAAGCAATGGTGCGTATAAACGCATTCAATGGACATCATCTCCTGAACCGGCAAGCGGCAATATATTTGGCATAGGGCGGGACATTACTGAACGATATCTCTTGGAAAAGGAATTGGAGCATACCCGAGAAATGCTGGAGCAAACCAATAAGGTTGCCCGTGTAGGCGGATGGGAGTTTGATGTAACGACGCAGACGCTATTTTGGTCATCAATCACTAAAGAAATACATGGGGCTGCAGACGATTATATTCCTGATCTGAGTACAGCCATTGATTTCTATAAGGAAGGCGAAAGCCGGGATAAGATCACCGTCGCTTTCACAAGGGCTATGACGAAAGGAACGCCATGGGATGCGCAATTACAGATCACTTCCCTGAATGGAAAAGATGTTTGGGTGAGGGCCTTGGGCGATGCTGAATTTGAAGACGGTGTTTGCAAAAGAGTGTATGGCACGTTCCAGGATGTGAATGATTTCAAGATGGTTGAAAAGGCCCTTAAATTATCAGTCGAGACCCAGGAAGCATTGAATGTTGTATTGCTTGAGAAAATCGAATTAGTTAAAGAGCAGGATCATACTATTGAAAAGATCAAAGAGTTTAAATTTTTAGCAGACTCTATACCGGAGATCATCTGGACTACCAAGCCGGATGGAACGGTTGATTATTATAATCAATACTGGTTCACTTATTCCGGCATGACTTTACAGGAAACAGAAGACCAGGGCTGGGCATCCGTTATGCATCCTGATGATCTTGACAAATGCCTGGCAGCCTCTACAGAATCCTTTACGAAAGGTACACCCTTTGAAAGTGAATATCGGCTTAAGCGGGGTTCTGATGGTATTTATAAATGGCATTTGGGCCGTTCACAGCCGATGAAAAATGCAAATGGTGAAATCAGCAAGTGGTTTGGGTCAAGCATTGATATTGACGAGTATAAAAAGGCGATAGAACTGCATAAAAGAATCGCACAGTTTGAAGATTTTAACCGGATAGTAGCACATAACTTACGGGGGCCTGCGGGAAGTATTCAAATGATATTAGCAATGATGTCCGAATCCGATTCGGATACAGAAAAAGCGGAACTTTTTGGGATGCTGGAAAAATCGAGTGTGACACTTAACGCAACATTAAATGATTTGATGAACGTTTTGGAAGTCCGGACGAACAGTACTTTGCCGTATGATGATTGTAATCTGGCGGAAATAGTGGCAGGAGTGGAAGCCATGTTAACTGGGCAAATTATTTCCAAGAATGCAAAGATCTATACCGACTTTGAAGCCCTTTCCATAAATTTCCCCAGGATTTACCTGGAAAGCATATTCTATAATATGATCAGTAATTCCCTAAAGTACAGTAAAGCCGATATACCACCGCAGATCAGGATCACCTCCCGCCGCTCAAATGATAAAATTATCCTTACTTTTAGTGACAACGGACTTGGAATTGATTTAATTATGCATGGAAACAATATGTTTAAATTGAACAAAATCTTCCATAAGGGATTTGAGAGTAAAGGTGTTGGTCTTTTTATGACAAGAACACAAATAGAGACGTTTGGTGGAACGATCAGTGTAGACAGTAAGCCGAATGTTGGAACTACTTTTACAATTGTACTGTAAGTTTTTTTATTAATTAGGTTGCCAAACCTAATTAGGTTAACACAACATACCAGTTTTATTGAAATGAAGATTACCAATCAAAATAATAGTTTCATCCCTAAATCGCCTGTAAAATTATTACAATGAAAAAAATTGCGGTAGTAAGCATTATTGATGATGATGCTTTTTTTCAATTCTCGACAAAAAAAACATTAGAATTGAGCAACAAAGTCGAACGCATACTTCAATTTCATGATGGTGAAGAAGCCATTCAATATTTTGTAGAAAACAAGGATGATCCTGGAAAAATACCTGATCTGGTTTTTTTAGACCTTAATATGCCTTACATGGACGGATGGCAGTTTCTAGATAAATTTATCATCAATGAATTTAAAAAGGAACTCATAACGATTTATATCTGTACCTCCTCTATCAGTAAATTTGATTTGGACAAAGTTAACGGTTATCCAATACTAAAGGGATATCTGATCAAACCCATAACGAAAGCGGAATTTTTTGAGAAATTAGACCAAGAACTCGAAAACGATTCCCTCCTGAATTAATATCTCTTGATGCTGGCCTGTTCGCTTTTAGTAGTACCTATCTGTTTTTTATACGCCTACCTTTGGAAGATGCTTACCTCTGTAGCATTACATTAAAAAGAGACTGCTGCTATCAATATAGCGGCCAATTAAATTTTCAGGCATTTGTGCTGCAAAACCCTGAACGTCAGGTCCGCGTTCAACGCATCATTTCATCCGTGCCTGTTCAAAACGCTCCTCTTCGTTTCGCCGGGCAAACCGCACTCGTCTTTCATTCCTGCCCTGAACATTAGATTGTTGTAGGGCCGCCCCCGTCGCTTTCAAAAGACCAGGGTGAAAGCACAACCAGCCCTTCGGGAGCCTCGTCCGGCAACGGTAGCCGGAAAGGCTTTGTCCTTTCATCCGGTCAACGTCCTTTCTTTAATTATTTCCAGGTGTCTTTCGTAATAGCCCTCCCGGAATGCACTAAGCTTTTTAAATGCTTTTCATTTTGCCTTTGCTGAGGCGAATTTACACCTCTTCAGCGGCCAAGGCCACGCAAGTGCCGCTATAAAAAATCTCCACACCTGCGCTGCGCTCCGGGTAGTATTTTTTGCGGCAGCCTTGTCCGCTAGCCCCCCGCGCAAGTATTCTGCCTCTATCAAAGGCCAAATGAGGGTTTTACCAAATGGTCATTGAAGAACAGATTTTTTAACAAATAAATTTTTAACGAGATGGAAATCACAGGAAGATTGGTAGCAGACGCTACCGTGAGAGCAGTAAACGAAAACAAAAATGTAACAGGGTTCAGGGTAGCCGTTAACCGCCGTTACAAATCACAGGGGGCGCAAAAAGAAGAAACCGCCTACATCGATTGCACCTACTGGCGTGGCGAGGGTATTGCCCCATTTTTGACCAAAGGCATGTTGGTGCAGCTTTCGGGATTTATGACCGCTGAACCGTGGGTAAGCCGTGACGGTGAACCGATGGCAAGTTTAAGGTTTCGCACTGACGAGATCAATATGTTAAGCAGACCGGCTAAAACCGGTGCAGGTGATAAAACCCCCGCTAAACAGGCAGGCAATAAAAAAGGCGTGATCAAACCAAGCGAACAATTCAACTAAGCGAAGCAGTAACAAATTTTTTAACTATAAAATTTAAGAAAATGGCACACAATCTTTTTTATAACGAGCAGACAGAAAAACACAGTTTTTTTAGTGTAAAGGAAAAAGCATGGCACGGTTTGGGGCAGATCGTTCAGGATTACCCCACCAGTGCGGAAGCGATCCGCTATGCGGGATTAGATTACACCGTGGAAAAACGCCCTTTGTTCACCAATGCGCTGAACAATGAATTAGCAGGGTTTGATACCGATTTTGCGACCTCCAAATTAGATGTACCTGCATTTTATGCCACCGTTCGCAATGATAATGATACCGTTTTAGGCGTAGTGGGTAAAGATTACGAAGTGGTTCAGAACGCCGATGCATTCCAGTTCTTTGATGCCATCGTAGGTGGTGGTGACGGTATCAAATACGAAACAGCGGGGGCTTTGGGTAAGGGGGAGCGCATCTTTATTACCGCCAAATTACCTGATTATATCAAAGTCGGTAAACAGGATTTAATAGAACAGTATTTATTCCTGACCACTTCGCACGATGGTTTCGGCAGTATTACCGCCGCTTTTACCCCTACACGTATCGTTTGTAACAATACCTTAAACGCTGCTTTGCGCAACCAGTCGGGTGGTATTAAGATACGGCACACCGCCTCTGCTAACGACCGCCTGAAACAGGCGCATACCTTAATGGGCATTTCGCATGTAGTGGCGCAGGAATTAGAGGAACTTTTTAATCATTGGGCAAAAGTGCGTATTACCGATGTACAAGTGAAAAAACTAATACAGGTTGCACTGGCACCAAACAAAGAGGTTATCCTAAATCTCGAATTGGGTTTACTGGATAAGCTGTCTACTACCTATACCAATATCGTGGATAACGCTTATGCCTATGCGATGGGTAACCCGACCCAGCAAATGGAAACCACGGCAGGGACAGTTTTCGGTGCATATAATGCCATTACAGGTTATTATCAGAACGTCCGCAACTTCAAGGACGGCGACGCCAAATTCAAATCTATCATGGACGGTACGGCCAAACAACGTGCGCAGGTCGCTTTTGACCTTTGCGGAAATTTTGCCCGTCTGGGTGCGGATGCTTTAAATCTTAATTAATCAGCAAGGGGGAGCAATCCCCCTTGTTTTAATATATTTTTTTATCATGAGTATATTATCAATAAAAACAGAACGAAACGCCCTTAAATCAATAGCTAAAACCCTGCGCTTTTTTGATGAACTCACCTGTTGCCAAATGACAGCGGAGGACGATGCGGACACCGCCAATGCTAAAAACTTGTTATTGGGCATAATCGAAAGCGGGGATTACCGTGCAGTTTACCAACGGCGAAAAGGAACGAAACTCATTAAAATCGAAAAGCCATGAAAAACACATTTTCAACAGCGATGATACTGATCGCAATAGGTTTACTGCTACGCTACCATATCGGCAGGCGCAGGTTCAACCGCAGGGGTATCGGGGGTTTACAGCAGTTCTCCACTTACGGCAGGTTCATTTTTACCATGGTCGTGGAAAAGGTCATCTATTTTATCGCAACGCTATGCTTGTTAGCAGGCTTGTTTTTACTCGCCTTAGCAGGATTTAATCACTTTAAATATTGACGATTATGAAAACGAATTTTTTTCAGCAGATAGCAGGATTAGGCTTTAAAGGTAATTTTCTACTCAATATCAATCAGGACGAAACAGGGTTGCAAACCGTCTGTAGTTCTCAAAAAAGATAAGACCATTGACGGTTTACCCCCGATGTTATTCAAAGCGACCGCCGAATTAGGCCTATACAAATCGGTCGCCTTGATTAACCGCATCAATCGATTTTTTGGTACGAACTGGCGCGCGGAAACTATCCGTTATGATAAAGCATCATTAAAAGACAGGGAGTTGGCAATCGCCACCATTACTTTTTCCTGCGTTGATGTGGTCGATGCCCGTTACGAAATAGCTGAAGTCCTGAAACACCTGGCTGATAAGTATAGTGGCCGAAACCGTGTGCAGTACTGGATGGATTTTGGCAACAGCTGTTCGAGCGGTCAGGTTATCCTGTCAACTTTGGAGAAGATCAAACAACCCGCTTCGGAGCTCTATCGTCCTGTAGAAACTTTACCCTTATTTACCGATGAATTTAAAGAACTGCTTTATTCCTCGGAGCAGGGGGACAATACCCCAAGCTGTTCGCTTGCCGAAACCTTGACCAAGCAGGATTTGTTTATCAATTCCGCACTCGCTAATTGTGGGGCGTCCCTTGTATGGCAGCTATTCAAAGAGGGTATCTTATTTAACCGTGGGTTCTTTTTGAATTTGCAGGATTTCAGGACACAGCCTTTGAAAGTGCCTGATTCTTTGATGTCAATTAGCACTAATACGTTAACGATTTAGTGCGGATTGACACCACTCCGCCAAATTCCCCGGCGGGCGGGCATGAGCCCGCCCCGTTTCGCCCCGTGTTTTCGTATCATTTTGGTTACTATGGTGAAAACACGGGGCGCTCTCATTTCCTGATATGGAGATAAGCTAGGTAGCAGCTCGGACTGACCACCGAAACGATCAGCCAATTGATCGTTGAAATTAAACTACACAACTCTCAGCAGCTGCACAATAAATTACTGCCTATCAACCTCGTAGCAGAAATTACGACAGTCAGAGTGAGCCAGTTGCCATTGATCGGTAGGGTCAGTGCGAAAGAACGTGGTAGGGAGTTTCAGGATGATGAAAGCAGTTTGGCGCTGAATACGTCAAAAATTGACATCTGCTCGTACATTTCATTCAAAGCTGTGCCCACCAATACAATGACCGATTGAAACTGAGCAAACTGTTCTTCTACACAGATTTCTATCATTACCGCAATTTTGGAAAGCCTGTCAGCGGACTGGCTTATAAGAATATCAGTGTTGGACCGGTTCCGAGATGCTATGATCATTTCTTTACCTACTTCGAGCAACAGCATGTGATCTTCCCGGAATGGAAGCAGATCACAGACGGCGGAGCGCAGGAGATTGTCAGTACCCGGCGTCATTCAGGTATCAATGAAATTTTCAATGAGCAGGAAAAGATGACCATTTTCTGGGTGATCGATTCGTTCAAGCTTATGTCCACTTGGGATATGGTCACCAAAAGCAATGCACATATCAAAGCGGAAACCCGTGAGCACGAACATATGATCGGCTTTCAGGAGAACGCATTTCTATTGGAAGGTGTGTAAGCGTCACCGTAAAATTCAATCTCAATCACTCGAGGAATGTACTTGACTTTTCAACGGATCAATTAAACCCTTCACTGAAAATTGGCCCGGGGCGACGCCAAGCGCTTGGAAGATCTTCAACAGGCTACTGTATTTGAAGTTGCTGCAAAGTTCCATCCGGCCCAGTAAGATGCAGCCATTGTTATTCTTAAACGCGAATTTCTCGTAATCGTGATGGACTGCTTTAATGCGCGGGGTTTTAATGCGGTTATCTGATTTTTTAAGGAAATCCGGGGCGATGCCGTCGATCACATTTAATTTATTTGATATCATCCGGCAAAATAAAATAACGACAAGAACATACGCCACTCCTTTAAATCGGTTTCTTTTGCGAACTTTTTAACATAAATTTGGATGTCTTTTTTTATGGACTCTTTCCGTCAATGTGATAAGGTTTAGGTTGAAAGGTCCCGACAGTAGGTGTTTATTTGTATAACCCACGCCTAATTGGAATAGAAGTGACAATAATACCAGATGACGTTTTTGCAAATTTACAAAATACAATTAACCAAATATTTAGTCTTTTAACCAGCGGTTCTACTTTGGTAAAAGGCTTATTGTATCAGGACGTTGACGTTTCAATTAAGATTATTATCTGAAAGGCTCTAGGCACATCTTTAATTGTGTGAGCAATTGATTAATCAGAAGTACTTCCGTTTAAATCATAGGATTGAACCGGGGTTAATAATTGTGTATAATCAAGGTTTCATTTGTATATGTGAATGAATATTGAAACGGTCAGTAGGCAACTCAACAGCCCTCATAAAAGCCTTATTTTGACACGATCATTGGTGATTTCTATAAACAAAAGACTCTTCGGAATCTATCCGAAGAGTCTCACTATTGACTAAAGAACACCCCTGCTCTTCAGTTCTTCTCTTAGACACAATTCATTAAATTTAGTTTAATGAATAATATAATTTATTTTGAAGCCGATATTTCTAAATTACCAATTTTATTAATCATCCGTACTCTTAATTCACCATTGTAAACTTCTAGCAGCTTAATATATTTATCTTTCCAGAAGTCAGAACCACTTTTTTCTTCACTTAGCGATTTGAAATTTTGGTCTCGCCTATTTTTCTTTAGGTCAAACTGGTCAGTGGTAAATAAATGAGGAAACTCCTTTGAAAAATCATGTCTAACGATTAGTCCAATTTTGTAGATAATGTCATATTTAAGATTTGGCGTTTGGAAATAATTATAGATTGATCTCCTTTTGACATTTAATTGGGTAGCTAGATCGGTTATACTGTAACCATTCTTCCTCACTACATATTCTACAATTTGTCCGTGATGTTGGTCCATAAATGTTACTATTTACAAGCTTAAAGCCAATTACCAAGCCAGAAAAAATTGCATCCAGTCTTAGTTATTATATGAGCAAATAATTTTAATAGACTTATATGGAAACT
It encodes the following:
- a CDS encoding alpha/beta hydrolase — encoded protein: MAHNLFYNEQTEKHSFFSVKEKAWHGLGQIVQDYPTSAEAIRYAGLDYTVEKRPLFTNALNNELAGFDTDFATSKLDVPAFYATVRNDNDTVLGVVGKDYEVVQNADAFQFFDAIVGGGDGIKYETAGALGKGERIFITAKLPDYIKVGKQDLIEQYLFLTTSHDGFGSITAAFTPTRIVCNNTLNAALRNQSGGIKIRHTASANDRLKQAHTLMGISHVVAQELEELFNHWAKVRITDVQVKKLIQVALAPNKEVILNLELGLLDKLSTTYTNIVDNAYAYAMGNPTQQMETTAGTVFGAYNAITGYYQNVRNFKDGDAKFKSIMDGTAKQRAQVAFDLCGNFARLGADALNLN